GTATAAACCTTAGTTTTACCTCTCTGCGTGTGTATCAAATTTacactttattttttaaaaatctgaaGACCCACCAAGGAGTGAGGACTTTAAGAGTGTATATTCATGTTTTGTTGGAAGTCAGATTTCTAACGAAACTTAGGAGTTCGATGTTGTGTTTTCatgttatattttcatatttttgttagtAACAGTTATTTTGTCTGTCCTTTGTCTATAGCCAATTAGTCACATGCTTCAGATTTGGATTCCAACAAGAAGGCTTTTACTAACACATTTAGAAATCACTTTTGAAATAGTAAAGTTATCATTCACAATCATAATCAATTTTCACTCTTACGTTTCAAATAAAAGATCAGCTTATGAATAGGTCTCATTCACATTCGGAATCAGTTTCCACTCTTACGCATTAAATCAAATTTCACTCTCTCTTACGTTTCAACTTTGCAGAATCAGTTTCCATACACCACGATTCATCATTGGCAGGGCCGTCTAACAGCACGCGCAAGTGGAACGGTTGAACGGGGtccccaaaatataaaaataaaatgtttaagaatttttcaaaatatatagataaattatggtaaaaaactttaaaattttagatataatgcTAAATTTAgaacttataattaaaaaaatcagacaaaattattaaattttaaaattatttgataaaatgtacgattaatatattttttgaacagtgtctaaaattaatttgagaCGGTCCTGATCATTGGACATGAGGTCTAGTCCGCATCACACCAAGCTGAAAGTGTTAACTCTGTGTTTCATAATTGTAATAAAAAGAgcaagttctttttttttttgaataaatgttaaatttattcaaagaaAATTACTTTTGTACAATGACTGTAACAGTAGCTGAGATGTTtgctaaagaaaataaaagataaactcAAGAATCCTCTAACTAAGTAAGAACCATGTTTCCATGGCCTTTGTGTGTTTTCGACCTCCCATGAGTCTCAGACTTGAAATTCGGTTTCTGACTAATTTGTCAATGCACCGAATCAAAGCAGCAGGACTGTTTGGGGTTTCACCATGTCTTCTTCCATTCCTCTCTTTCCAGATGGTAGAGAGTGCTGCTTGAAACACGTATCTGAGAAGAAAGAGCCGAGTCTTGTCCCAAGTCTGCTTTGTTAGGAGCCTAATGATCTCTCCCCATTCAGTTGTGTAATCCAAAGATAGGAGCTTATGGGTAAGTCTCTTCCAAACTTCCTCCGAAAAAGGGCAAGTTCAAGTAAGGAATTACTGAAGTTAGCAAGTTAACTGGTGATAGTTCAAGAAAGGATAATTAGTGTTTCCGTCACATTGATTTCATTAACTGTCACATACAGAATCCGTTCTTGATTACTGAAAGAACCTGAGTTTTAACTCAAATAACCTGAGAGTTCTAACATTGACTTAAAATGAACACACATGCTTTTATTGAAACACAATATAATGGCACACAATATAACATATGTttaattgaaacaaaatataacCCATGATTTTATATATTGCTGGGTTTTGGGTCAAAGCGTAATTAAGTATACACTACGATAGGACTTCTTACATTGTGTGATCCGTCCGACCAAACCAGAGACGCAGACACAATACCAGAAATACCCGCAAGACTGTTGCCAGAGACTGTAACAGTGAAAGATTTTTTATCCCCTGATGATTCGAAAGAGAGCGTTTCTGGATCAACCTTGATGTTGAGTTTAGGATCCCCAGACAATTTTGCCTTGTAAGTAGATCCGTCTTTCCCAACATTTGTGACCGTTCTTGAAAATGTGATATCTGAAGATGACGAAGCTGAAACTTTGGCTGTCATTGAAGGGTAGTTGAGATCTCTCACGTTGACCTTTGATTCCTCGGAACAAGTAAAGGCTCCACCGGCGAGAATACTAATCCCATTGGCTGAGTAGTCCAAAGAGCAGAGCATGTTTAAGTAATCCTCTTTGGATATTTCATAAACAAGCCCTGGATTAATTGCAGCTGTAGGGTTAACATGTCCAGATCCGTATGCAAACTCAGCTTCTGCATTTTTCGATGCATTCATTGGCCAAGCTACAACAAAGCAACATTAAAAGGCTCACATCACTATACGTTCTTTCTTTCTTGagggaaataaatatattggTTTGATATTTGATAATTACCAGTAGTCATGATAGCAGATTTGACAGCAGAAGGAGACCAATCAGGATGGAATGTTTTGATGTAAGCCGCTACACCTCCGACATGAGGACAAGCCATGGATGTTCCGGACATGAAATAGTAATCCATGCGTTGTCCAGGAACTGCGGTTGGAGACATCGGTGAATATGCTGCCAATATATTCACCCCTGGAGCCGTAATATCAGGCTgcatgtatattatatataaacctTTTAATGTCAAGACTTCGATCATTAATTTCTCCCAATTATGCGAATATTATTAGTTAGGATTGGTACGTACCTTCATGATATCGCTAAAGAGAGTGTTTGGACCACGAGAAGAGAAGGAAGCAACGAACGGAGCATCGTTGTCCTTAACTGTCTTACTCCTCAATATAGTTCCTCGAGGGTTTCTGTTTCATATACAAGAATGTGGTTAACGAATCTAATTAACCAAAGAATTAATGTTTAATTATGGAAGAGTTTCTTACGGTGAGGTGAGCACGTAAGATCTAAATGCTTCGTAATTGGTATCATTTAAGACTGCGACCGGAATTGGATCAGGACCAGGAATGTCAACAACATTTATATGAAGGATGGTTCCAACTGCACCCGCTTCTCTAGATTCCATAACATTGTTCCAAGTATCGCACACAACGATCTTTCCCTGCACCGTGTTCAGGCAACCACTAGCGCATCTCCTAGAAATACAATATAAGAAGATCAAGTTTATATCCATAGCGCGTGACGTTTCATCTGTTCCTTATACAAGTTAGGGCCAAGCCTTGGGTCACAAGTTACCTTGCTTGCTCCTCTGTACAGTTATTTGAAGCAGTTTTCCCGTACGCCAAAGTATACATTTGTCCCTCTAAGTCAAAGTCATTGATCGATTTTCCCTGTAAGAAGTTTTTATTTAACTTGTTTTGTTTCAGTTAATCTGAGGAGATTGTTGTCATTAGTCAGTCTGATGAtttaagtaataaaaaaaaggaaaaaaaacttcTTACAGGTAAGGCTATGGCATCTCCATTAACAACAGTAGTAACAAATTTTCGATCAGTGTAACCGGCAGCCACGGATATGATCCAGGGTGCAACGTTTCTTGCATTTCCAAGTTTAGAGCCATCGTTCCCAGAAGAAGCTGTGGTAACAATCCCTTTGGTCATCGCATGAAATGATCCAATAGCGATAGGATCAACATCGACTTTAACAACACCACCTCCAATGGAAATGGTTATAACATCAACCCCATCCGCAATAGCATCGTCAAATGCACCTAACAATGATGCGGCATTGCAACCTGCTGGCTCACAAACTCGGTAAATAGCTATTCTACCTAAAGGCACACCTCCTCTGGCAGTTCCTTTCGCTAAACCGTTCATACTCACTCCTTCTACTATGTTTCCGGCGGCAGTTGAAGCCGTGTGTGACCCGTGTGAATCCTTGTCCCTTGCTGAGTCTTGCACATAATGTCGTGCTCCAATCAGTTTCCTGTACAATTTAGATTAGTCCATGTTTTTTAATCGTTTCTTGTCGCTCaagaaaatggagaagaaaatTGGAAGTGTTGTTTACTTATTGCATGTGAAATTAGTGCCTCCAGCGCAAATTCCTTTCCATTTTTTGGGTATTGGGCCAATGCCTTCGTCTGAAAAGCTCTTGGATTCAGGCCAGATTCCGCCGTCAAGTACACCAACTATTATATCAGTCTCGACCTCAGGAACATGCTTGCTCTTGTCACCAAGTCCCATGAACTCGTAAGATCTTGTCGTAAGCAGCTTATAAACGGTGTTTGGGAAAACCGAAACCACACCTTCCATGCC
This genomic interval from Brassica napus cultivar Da-Ae chromosome A6, Da-Ae, whole genome shotgun sequence contains the following:
- the LOC125609842 gene encoding subtilisin-like protease SBT4.2, which produces MASLGLILYLSSVLLMSLCQLPTAIEDDRKVYIAYMGALPEKASYSPMSHHQNILQEVIESSSVEDSLVRSYGRSFNGFAAKLTESERDKLAGMEGVVSVFPNTVYKLLTTRSYEFMGLGDKSKHVPEVETDIIVGVLDGGIWPESKSFSDEGIGPIPKKWKGICAGGTNFTCNKKLIGARHYVQDSARDKDSHGSHTASTAAGNIVEGVSMNGLAKGTARGGVPLGRIAIYRVCEPAGCNAASLLGAFDDAIADGVDVITISIGGGVVKVDVDPIAIGSFHAMTKGIVTTASSGNDGSKLGNARNVAPWIISVAAGYTDRKFVTTVVNGDAIALPGKSINDFDLEGQMYTLAYGKTASNNCTEEQARRCASGCLNTVQGKIVVCDTWNNVMESREAGAVGTILHINVVDIPGPDPIPVAVLNDTNYEAFRSYVLTSPNPRGTILRSKTVKDNDAPFVASFSSRGPNTLFSDIMKPDITAPGVNILAAYSPMSPTAVPGQRMDYYFMSGTSMACPHVGGVAAYIKTFHPDWSPSAVKSAIMTTAWPMNASKNAEAEFAYGSGHVNPTAAINPGLVYEISKEDYLNMLCSLDYSANGISILAGGAFTCSEESKVNVRDLNYPSMTAKVSASSSSDITFSRTVTNVGKDGSTYKAKLSGDPKLNIKVDPETLSFESSGDKKSFTVTVSGNSLAGISGIVSASLVWSDGSHNVRSPIVVYT